Proteins co-encoded in one Kutzneria chonburiensis genomic window:
- a CDS encoding LLM class flavin-dependent oxidoreductase, giving the protein MRFQVLDILPLLENPVTGRVVSPADRFAQALASARFAEEVGLDAVALGERHAGRFLSAGVTVLLGAIAANTSRVRVQTGVSVLSILDPVRVAEDYATVDQLSRGRLELVIGKGNEAKQLPLFNVEPGQQWDQLAEKYELLRRLWREENVSWEGKYRAPLTDATTLPRPYAGAPRVWHGSATTLTSAELAAKWGDPLFSANAIQPRDSYTELIDHYRAEYRRHGHDPRYAFVAAGAGFLYLADTTQEAKEQFGPVYEQIIAMLNRMSDGSRGTATPYRDIDHAIAEGPVLVGSPQQVIEKILYFHEAYRHDLQSFSLPTMLPHEQQLGMLERLASDVIPVVRKEAPTTLWTDADPYGGRPAFAGSQTPDAAAVVEAARQA; this is encoded by the coding sequence ATGAGATTCCAAGTCCTGGACATCCTGCCGCTGCTGGAGAACCCCGTGACCGGGCGGGTCGTCAGCCCGGCCGACCGATTCGCCCAGGCGCTGGCCAGCGCGCGGTTCGCCGAGGAGGTCGGACTCGACGCGGTGGCGCTGGGGGAGCGGCATGCCGGCCGGTTCCTGTCCGCCGGCGTCACCGTGCTACTGGGCGCGATCGCCGCCAACACCAGCCGGGTCCGCGTGCAGACCGGCGTCTCGGTGCTGTCCATTTTGGACCCGGTGCGGGTCGCCGAGGACTACGCCACCGTGGACCAGCTGTCCCGTGGCCGGCTGGAACTGGTCATCGGCAAGGGAAACGAGGCCAAGCAGCTGCCGCTGTTCAATGTCGAGCCCGGTCAGCAGTGGGACCAGCTGGCCGAGAAGTACGAGCTGCTGCGCCGGCTGTGGCGCGAGGAGAACGTCAGCTGGGAGGGCAAGTACCGGGCCCCGCTGACCGACGCCACCACGCTGCCGCGGCCCTATGCCGGCGCGCCCCGCGTCTGGCACGGCTCGGCGACCACCCTGACCTCGGCCGAGCTCGCGGCCAAGTGGGGCGACCCGCTGTTCAGCGCCAACGCGATCCAGCCGCGGGACAGCTACACCGAGCTGATCGACCACTACCGGGCCGAGTACCGCCGCCACGGCCACGACCCGCGCTACGCCTTCGTCGCCGCCGGGGCCGGCTTTCTGTACCTGGCCGACACCACCCAGGAGGCCAAGGAGCAGTTCGGCCCGGTGTACGAGCAGATCATCGCCATGCTCAACCGGATGAGCGACGGCTCGCGCGGCACCGCGACCCCGTACCGGGACATCGACCACGCCATCGCCGAGGGGCCGGTGCTGGTCGGCAGCCCGCAGCAGGTGATCGAGAAGATCCTCTACTTCCACGAGGCCTACCGGCACGACCTCCAGTCGTTCAGCCTGCCCACGATGCTGCCGCACGAGCAGCAGCTGGGCATGTTGGAGCGGCTGGCCTCGGACGTGATTCCGGTGGTGCGCAAGGAAGCCCCGACCACCCTGTGGACCGACGCCGACCCGTACGGCGGCCGTCCCGCGTTCGCCGGCAGCCAGACGCCGGACGCCGCCGCCGTGGTGGAGGCCGCTAGGCAGGCATGA
- a CDS encoding LacI family DNA-binding transcriptional regulator — protein sequence MVTIIDVARAAGVAPSTVSYVLSGKRSISPQTRRVVEQSIRRLGYHPHAGARSLASSRTNVLALVAPLREDLTVMDFVAAVASAARDHDQDLLLLTKDEGPTALRRVISSALADAMIVLDVEAADPRLPTLLALGRPVVLIGTPSQPTGLTSVDLDYTAAGERCVEHLVDLGHRSIGMVGPAPAVYQRGVNSAFRFLRGLTDSAQAHGMLFRARPCGHNYDAVRDCLDALLRLEPTALVVHNESALPIVLAELHRRGLRVPADMSVVAVCSDTAATSGAVPLTTVSIPAAELGRLAVEMVIRQITGSTQPETRLLPPRLTPRASTASRP from the coding sequence GTGGTGACCATCATCGATGTCGCACGGGCGGCCGGCGTCGCGCCGAGCACGGTGTCGTACGTGCTCAGCGGGAAGCGGTCGATCTCGCCGCAGACCCGACGGGTGGTGGAGCAGAGCATCCGCAGGCTGGGCTATCACCCGCACGCCGGCGCCCGCTCGCTGGCCAGCAGCCGCACCAATGTGCTGGCCCTGGTGGCGCCGCTGCGCGAGGACCTGACGGTGATGGATTTCGTGGCGGCGGTGGCATCCGCGGCCCGCGATCACGACCAGGACCTGTTGCTGCTGACCAAGGATGAGGGGCCGACCGCGCTGCGCCGGGTCATCTCCTCGGCGCTGGCCGACGCGATGATCGTGTTGGACGTGGAGGCGGCTGATCCCCGGCTGCCGACGCTGCTGGCGCTGGGCCGCCCGGTGGTGTTGATCGGCACTCCGAGCCAGCCGACCGGCCTGACCAGCGTGGACCTGGACTACACGGCGGCCGGCGAGCGCTGCGTCGAGCATCTGGTCGACCTCGGGCACCGGTCGATCGGCATGGTCGGACCGGCGCCGGCCGTGTACCAGCGCGGCGTCAACTCGGCGTTCCGGTTCCTGCGCGGCCTCACCGACTCCGCGCAGGCCCACGGCATGCTGTTCCGCGCGCGGCCGTGCGGGCACAACTACGACGCCGTCCGCGACTGCCTGGACGCGTTGCTGCGGTTGGAGCCGACAGCCTTGGTGGTGCACAACGAGAGTGCGCTGCCGATCGTGCTGGCCGAGCTGCACCGGCGCGGGCTGCGCGTGCCGGCCGACATGTCGGTCGTGGCCGTCTGCTCGGACACCGCGGCGACCTCCGGCGCGGTGCCGCTGACGACGGTGTCGATCCCGGCGGCGGAGCTTGGCCGGCTGGCCGTGGAGATGGTCATCCGGCAGATCACCGGCAGCACGCAGCCGGAAACCCGGCTCCTGCCGCCGCGGCTGACTCCAAGGGCAAGCACCGCTTCCCGTCCGTAA
- a CDS encoding Na+/H+ antiporter produces the protein MLGLELVVALGVAVLVSGVVAQRFRVAPPVVLLACGVLLGFVPDVLNVQLPSEVVLLLFLPALLYWESLSTSLREIRNNLRGIVLVSTVLVVVTAGAVAAAAHWLGMEWGPAWVLGAAVAPTDATAVGVLARMLPRRLITTLRAESLVNDGTALVIFALAVGITVGQQEFTVPHVGGLFVVAYVGGIAAGVVTAAATIPIRRRLDDPLLGNVAMILTPFVAFLLAEAIYASGVLAVVTTGLIMSQVMPRIGRAETRQLSQGFWGLATFLLNGALFVLVGLESHAAVRGLASGNLILGLITVGVVCVVLVAVRIVFLFVSVYIIRAVDRRPSQRLRRMSHRSRIVSGLSGFRGAVSLAAALAVPDTVVGGAAFPGRDMIVFVTAGVIIVTLVGQGLVLPRVVRWAHLPDDNAVAAERRLAQRIATEEALAAMPLVADELGTDPDVVARLNKEFEKHLHVLHDGDEDDADGPALRHDQHYTALRLALLARKRATVVRLRDENRIDDTVLRQLQARLDIEEVRLSQRELVD, from the coding sequence GTGCTCGGTCTTGAACTCGTGGTGGCGCTGGGTGTTGCGGTGTTGGTGTCGGGCGTGGTGGCGCAGCGCTTCCGCGTCGCCCCGCCGGTCGTGCTGCTGGCGTGCGGTGTGCTGCTGGGGTTCGTGCCCGATGTGCTGAACGTGCAGCTGCCGTCCGAGGTGGTGTTGCTGCTCTTCCTGCCGGCGTTGCTCTACTGGGAGAGCCTGTCCACGTCGCTGCGCGAGATCCGCAACAACCTGCGCGGGATTGTGCTGGTCAGCACGGTGCTGGTGGTCGTCACGGCCGGCGCGGTGGCGGCGGCCGCGCATTGGCTGGGCATGGAGTGGGGGCCGGCGTGGGTGCTCGGCGCGGCGGTCGCGCCGACCGATGCGACGGCCGTCGGCGTGCTGGCTCGGATGCTGCCGCGTCGGCTGATCACCACGTTGCGGGCCGAGAGCCTGGTCAACGACGGCACCGCGCTGGTGATCTTCGCGCTGGCCGTGGGGATCACCGTCGGGCAGCAGGAGTTCACCGTCCCGCACGTGGGCGGGCTGTTCGTGGTGGCCTACGTCGGCGGGATCGCCGCCGGTGTCGTGACGGCCGCCGCGACCATCCCGATCCGCCGTCGGCTGGACGATCCGCTGCTGGGCAACGTGGCGATGATCCTCACGCCGTTCGTGGCCTTCCTGCTGGCCGAGGCGATCTACGCCTCCGGCGTGCTGGCCGTCGTGACGACCGGGTTGATCATGAGCCAGGTGATGCCGCGGATCGGCCGGGCCGAGACCCGTCAGCTGTCGCAGGGCTTCTGGGGTCTGGCCACGTTCCTGCTCAACGGGGCGCTGTTCGTGCTGGTCGGGTTGGAGTCGCACGCCGCCGTGCGTGGGCTGGCCAGCGGTAACCTGATCCTCGGGCTGATCACTGTCGGCGTGGTGTGCGTGGTGCTTGTCGCGGTGCGGATCGTGTTCTTGTTCGTCAGCGTCTACATCATCCGGGCCGTCGACCGGCGGCCGTCGCAGCGGCTGCGCCGGATGAGCCATCGCAGCCGTATCGTCAGTGGCCTGTCCGGTTTCCGCGGCGCGGTGTCCCTGGCCGCCGCCCTGGCCGTGCCCGACACGGTCGTGGGCGGGGCGGCCTTCCCCGGTCGCGACATGATCGTGTTCGTCACGGCCGGCGTCATCATCGTCACGTTGGTCGGGCAGGGTCTCGTGCTGCCGCGAGTCGTGCGCTGGGCCCACCTGCCCGATGACAACGCCGTCGCCGCGGAGCGCCGGTTGGCCCAGCGGATCGCCACCGAGGAGGCCCTGGCCGCCATGCCGTTGGTGGCCGACGAGCTCGGCACCGACCCCGATGTCGTGGCCCGGCTCAACAAGGAGTTCGAGAAGCACCTGCACGTGCTCCACGACGGCGACGAGGACGACGCCGACGGGCCGGCGCTGCGCCACGACCAGCACTACACCGCCCTGCGCCTCGCCCTGCTCGCCCGCAAGCGCGCCACCGTCGTCCGGCTGCGCGACGAGAACCGCATCGACGACACCGTGCTGCGGCAGCTCCAGGCCCGTCTCGACATCGAGGAAGTCCGGCTGTCCCAACGAGAACTCGTCGACTGA
- a CDS encoding alpha/beta hydrolase family protein, with amino-acid sequence MTDAQYQAVEKHLRALHEPAFGRPSAIREADVSPDGRRAVVTADVLDELVGVPRSAVYTAENGRLRAVSARGGSACWPRFSPDGRMLAFLSDRARAGVFQLQLLAEGHFGEALATTKVPGTVEWAHWSPDSRRILLGVAGVGADMASGQGSGQNDYAKAERPAWYPETDTGTPPEQAWRSLWVYTVDSQEVGRVSPEGLNCWEAGWSGPDAVVAITSTGPTEDDWYDGVLSRIELSGATKTLLTSDVQLGLPVGSPDGRYVAVAQALCSDRWLVAGDVLLHDTTTGSTKQLDTAGTDITRLAWITDNRLGYFGLRHMDSVAGIIDVPTGTVTELLATSSHCGGNSFYPDGAFTADGRILAIRDNYALPQQVMLGDEVLASIAHPGTDFLRSVAGTAEVVTWTAPDSLEIEGILCRPEGDGPFPLVVHVHGGPIWAFRNQWAMRFSWVPFLVSQGYAVLNPNPRGSSGRGQGFAEQVFGDMGGADAADILAGVDAMVAQGIADPARLGVIGGSYGGFMAAWLATQDTRFAAAVPLSPVTDWYSQTYTSNIAGWGIRFLDGDPERPDNQVHHRSPILHASKARTPCLTMVGGRDRCTPPGQGREFHQALVAQGVPSELVVYPEEGHGVRTYPTVIDYLSRIGGWFERFMPA; translated from the coding sequence ATGACGGACGCCCAGTATCAGGCCGTGGAGAAGCACCTGCGCGCGCTGCACGAGCCGGCCTTCGGGCGGCCGTCGGCGATTCGTGAGGCGGACGTCTCGCCCGACGGGCGGCGGGCGGTGGTGACGGCGGATGTGCTGGACGAGCTGGTAGGGGTGCCGCGCAGCGCGGTGTACACGGCGGAGAACGGCCGGCTGCGGGCGGTGAGTGCGAGGGGTGGATCGGCCTGCTGGCCGAGGTTCTCACCGGACGGGCGGATGCTGGCGTTTCTGTCGGATCGGGCCCGGGCGGGCGTGTTCCAGCTGCAACTGCTGGCGGAAGGGCATTTCGGCGAAGCGCTGGCGACGACGAAGGTACCGGGCACGGTCGAATGGGCGCACTGGTCCCCGGACAGCCGGCGGATCCTGCTGGGTGTGGCCGGAGTCGGCGCGGACATGGCCAGCGGGCAGGGATCCGGGCAGAACGACTACGCGAAGGCGGAGCGGCCGGCCTGGTATCCGGAGACCGATACGGGCACGCCGCCGGAGCAGGCCTGGCGCAGCCTGTGGGTGTACACAGTGGACAGTCAAGAGGTCGGAAGGGTTTCGCCCGAGGGGCTGAACTGCTGGGAGGCCGGGTGGTCGGGGCCGGATGCGGTCGTCGCGATCACCTCGACCGGGCCGACTGAAGACGACTGGTACGACGGGGTGCTGTCCCGCATCGAGCTTTCCGGTGCGACCAAGACATTGCTGACCAGCGACGTCCAACTTGGACTGCCGGTCGGCTCCCCCGACGGCCGGTATGTCGCGGTGGCGCAGGCGTTGTGCAGTGACCGGTGGCTGGTGGCCGGCGACGTGCTGCTGCACGACACGACGACCGGCAGTACCAAGCAGCTGGACACGGCTGGCACAGACATCACGCGGCTGGCGTGGATCACCGACAACCGGCTGGGGTACTTCGGTTTGCGGCACATGGACTCCGTTGCCGGCATCATCGACGTGCCCACAGGTACGGTGACGGAGCTGCTGGCCACGTCGTCGCACTGCGGCGGCAACAGCTTCTACCCGGACGGGGCGTTCACGGCGGACGGCCGGATCCTGGCCATCCGGGACAACTACGCGCTGCCGCAACAGGTGATGCTGGGCGACGAAGTGCTGGCGTCGATCGCCCACCCGGGCACGGATTTCCTGCGCTCGGTCGCCGGCACGGCCGAGGTCGTCACGTGGACCGCGCCGGACAGCCTGGAGATCGAGGGCATCCTCTGCCGGCCCGAGGGTGACGGGCCGTTCCCGCTGGTCGTGCACGTCCACGGCGGGCCGATCTGGGCCTTCCGCAACCAGTGGGCCATGCGGTTCAGCTGGGTGCCTTTCTTGGTGTCACAGGGATATGCCGTGCTGAACCCGAATCCGCGCGGCAGCAGCGGCCGCGGGCAGGGCTTTGCCGAGCAGGTGTTCGGCGACATGGGCGGCGCCGACGCCGCCGACATCCTGGCCGGCGTCGACGCCATGGTGGCACAGGGAATCGCCGACCCGGCGCGGCTCGGGGTGATCGGCGGCAGCTACGGCGGTTTCATGGCGGCCTGGCTGGCCACGCAGGACACCCGCTTCGCGGCGGCGGTGCCGCTGTCGCCGGTGACCGACTGGTACAGCCAGACCTACACGAGCAACATCGCCGGCTGGGGAATCCGGTTCCTGGACGGGGATCCGGAGCGCCCGGACAACCAGGTGCACCACCGCAGCCCGATCCTGCACGCCAGCAAGGCCCGGACGCCGTGCCTGACCATGGTCGGCGGCCGTGACCGGTGCACACCGCCGGGCCAGGGCCGAGAGTTCCACCAAGCCCTTGTGGCCCAAGGGGTGCCGTCCGAGCTGGTGGTGTATCCCGAGGAGGGGCACGGCGTCCGGACCTATCCGACCGTGATCGACTACCTGAGCCGGATCGGCGGCTGGTTCGAGCGGTTCATGCCTGCCTAG
- a CDS encoding SAM-dependent methyltransferase has product MERPDWAPKDVDIEKASAARLYDYFLGGSYNFEVDRALGRQIEQAAPGVPEFAFLNRAYLRRAVRYMLAQGIDQFLDLGSGIPTAGNVHEIAQNTNLDARVVYVDNEPVAVAHADLILEDNPTAVAIEAELQDHVTVLGHDKTRAVLDFSRPIGLLAVAVLHFLPEGVSPYEVLAAYRQALPAGSYFALSHLTRDVGSDQVDQIIRLYAQSQNPITARGKDDIAGMFAGFDLVEPGIVFTPLWHPESPEDVGDHPDRSGAFVGVGRKP; this is encoded by the coding sequence GTGGAGCGACCGGACTGGGCCCCCAAGGACGTCGACATCGAGAAGGCCAGCGCCGCGCGGCTGTACGACTACTTCCTGGGCGGCAGCTACAACTTCGAGGTCGACCGCGCGCTCGGGCGGCAGATCGAGCAGGCCGCGCCCGGAGTGCCCGAGTTCGCCTTCCTCAACCGCGCCTACCTGCGGCGGGCCGTCCGCTACATGCTGGCGCAGGGCATCGACCAGTTCCTCGACCTCGGCTCCGGCATCCCCACCGCGGGCAACGTGCACGAGATCGCCCAGAACACCAACCTCGACGCCCGCGTGGTGTACGTGGACAACGAGCCGGTGGCCGTCGCGCACGCCGACCTGATCCTCGAGGACAATCCCACCGCGGTGGCCATCGAGGCCGAGCTCCAGGACCACGTCACCGTGCTCGGGCACGACAAGACCCGTGCGGTGCTCGACTTCAGCCGGCCGATCGGGCTGCTGGCCGTGGCCGTGCTGCACTTCCTGCCCGAGGGCGTCTCCCCGTACGAGGTGCTGGCCGCCTACCGCCAGGCCCTGCCGGCCGGCAGCTACTTCGCGCTGTCGCACCTCACCCGGGACGTCGGCAGCGACCAGGTGGACCAGATCATCCGGCTCTACGCCCAGTCGCAGAACCCCATCACCGCGCGGGGCAAGGACGACATCGCCGGCATGTTCGCCGGATTCGACCTGGTCGAGCCGGGCATCGTCTTCACGCCGCTGTGGCACCCGGAGTCGCCGGAGGACGTCGGCGACCACCCCGACCGCAGCGGCGCCTTCGTCGGCGTCGGCCGCAAGCCGTAG
- a CDS encoding LysR family transcriptional regulator codes for MDARQLEYFLAVVDHGGMSRAAAALYVAQPSLSQALRTLEKDLGQPLFHRIGRKLVLNDAGRALVEPARQVVRGLATARAGVESVSGLVVGRVEIAATPSQAVEPLPSLIGAFTAEHPGISVAVKAAFTASSVIDMVRAGTVEVGLLASTEEPTANGVHFTSLWRQRFVLVTPPDGPFAPGHVVQHKELAGRRLIVGQVGSGMRRLVDQIRDSGVDLAAVVDTEHREAILPLVLNGTGMAVLSDAWAGLATRSGARVHDLEPAAYLHISLATRPDSLSPAAAAFMASVS; via the coding sequence GTGGACGCTCGGCAGCTGGAGTACTTCCTGGCGGTGGTGGACCACGGCGGCATGAGCCGGGCCGCGGCCGCGCTGTACGTGGCCCAGCCGTCGCTGTCGCAGGCGCTGCGCACCCTGGAGAAGGACCTGGGCCAGCCGCTGTTCCACCGGATCGGCCGAAAGCTGGTGCTCAACGACGCCGGCCGGGCCCTGGTGGAGCCGGCGCGGCAGGTGGTCCGGGGCCTGGCGACGGCACGGGCCGGCGTGGAGTCGGTGTCGGGGCTGGTCGTGGGCCGGGTGGAGATCGCGGCGACGCCGTCGCAGGCGGTGGAGCCGCTGCCCAGCCTGATCGGGGCCTTCACGGCTGAGCATCCGGGCATTTCGGTCGCGGTGAAGGCGGCCTTCACGGCGTCGTCGGTGATCGACATGGTCCGGGCCGGCACGGTCGAGGTCGGGCTGCTGGCCTCGACCGAGGAGCCGACGGCCAACGGCGTGCACTTCACGTCGTTGTGGCGCCAGCGGTTCGTGCTGGTCACGCCGCCGGACGGGCCGTTCGCGCCGGGGCACGTGGTGCAGCACAAGGAGCTCGCCGGCCGTCGGTTGATCGTCGGCCAGGTCGGCAGCGGCATGCGGCGCCTGGTGGACCAGATCCGGGACAGCGGCGTGGACCTGGCGGCGGTGGTCGACACCGAGCACCGCGAGGCGATCCTGCCGCTGGTGCTGAACGGCACCGGCATGGCCGTGCTGTCGGACGCCTGGGCGGGCCTGGCCACCCGAAGCGGGGCGCGGGTGCACGACCTGGAACCCGCGGCCTACCTGCACATCTCCCTGGCGACCCGACCGGATTCGCTGAGTCCGGCCGCCGCGGCGTTCATGGCCAGCGTCTCATAG
- a CDS encoding tartrate dehydrogenase, giving the protein MVSHRIALIPGDGIGHEVTPAARHVLDTVGARHGISFAYDEFDWSCARYHETGEMMPADGLDRIRHHDAVFLGAVGDPSVPDHVSLWGLLIPIRRGFRQYVNLRPVKVFEGLPSPVRTALPGEVDLVVVRENVEGEYGEIGGRLHRGFPEEMAVQEAVFTRAGVTRIAEYAFTLAENRRGVLTSATKSNGIVHTMPFWDEVVAEVATSHPDVAWRPEHVDALAAKLVLDPTRFDVIVGSNLFGDILSDLTAAVAGGIGIAPAANLNPERDFPSMFEPVHGSAPDIAGRGVANPLGAIWTAALLLDHLGHAEAAAQVENAIAACLAKSPVRTPDLGGTATTVEFTKTVVEFV; this is encoded by the coding sequence ATGGTCTCCCATCGGATCGCGCTCATCCCCGGCGACGGCATCGGCCACGAGGTCACGCCGGCGGCCCGGCATGTGCTGGACACGGTCGGCGCGCGGCACGGCATCAGTTTCGCGTATGATGAGTTCGACTGGTCGTGCGCCCGCTACCACGAGACCGGCGAGATGATGCCGGCCGACGGCCTTGACCGCATCCGCCACCACGACGCCGTTTTCCTCGGCGCGGTCGGCGATCCGTCGGTGCCGGACCACGTTTCCCTGTGGGGGCTGCTGATCCCGATCCGCCGTGGCTTCCGGCAGTACGTGAACCTGCGGCCGGTCAAGGTGTTCGAGGGGCTGCCGAGCCCGGTGCGGACGGCGCTGCCGGGCGAGGTCGACCTGGTGGTGGTGCGGGAGAACGTGGAGGGCGAGTACGGCGAGATCGGCGGCCGGCTGCACCGCGGCTTCCCGGAGGAGATGGCCGTGCAGGAAGCCGTGTTCACCCGGGCCGGCGTCACCAGGATCGCCGAGTACGCGTTCACGCTGGCCGAGAACCGGCGCGGTGTGCTGACCTCGGCCACCAAGTCCAACGGGATCGTGCACACGATGCCGTTCTGGGACGAGGTGGTGGCCGAGGTGGCCACCAGCCATCCGGACGTGGCGTGGCGGCCTGAGCACGTGGATGCGTTGGCGGCCAAGCTGGTGCTCGACCCGACCCGGTTCGACGTGATCGTCGGCTCCAACCTGTTCGGCGACATCCTCAGCGACCTGACCGCGGCGGTGGCCGGCGGCATCGGCATCGCGCCGGCGGCGAACCTCAACCCGGAGCGGGATTTCCCGTCGATGTTCGAGCCGGTGCACGGCTCGGCGCCGGACATCGCCGGGCGCGGGGTGGCCAATCCGCTCGGCGCGATCTGGACCGCGGCGCTGCTGCTGGACCACCTCGGTCACGCCGAGGCGGCGGCCCAGGTGGAGAACGCCATCGCCGCCTGTCTGGCCAAGTCGCCGGTGCGGACGCCGGATCTGGGCGGCACCGCGACGACCGTGGAGTTCACCAAGACGGTGGTGGAGTTCGTATGA
- a CDS encoding polysaccharide lyase family 7 protein — MSIGRLLLALSAALTLIATPASAAPAGPIGSGWTEIIPQYQLDEPPGLVRHTETNGVHHLWVLSTDPSKYPGRDSGPRAELRFFNDYTSGQAQFQADIKVAAGCSRASIMQVFGAQGRATAFMAWAMPNRLSYYDQSTLYQPLYDHYLTLNVVHDTATGKVSVYVNGVAHGVFQDHGAANHYFKVGVYHQKGMSARCDVDVKNIHIYRK; from the coding sequence ATGAGTATCGGTCGACTTCTCCTGGCCCTGAGCGCAGCACTGACCCTGATCGCCACCCCCGCCTCGGCTGCCCCCGCCGGCCCGATCGGCTCGGGCTGGACGGAGATCATCCCCCAGTACCAGCTGGACGAGCCGCCGGGCCTGGTCCGGCACACCGAGACCAACGGGGTGCACCACCTGTGGGTGCTCAGCACCGATCCGAGCAAGTACCCCGGCCGTGACTCCGGCCCGCGGGCGGAGTTGCGCTTCTTCAACGACTACACGTCCGGACAGGCCCAGTTCCAGGCCGACATCAAGGTGGCCGCCGGCTGCTCGCGCGCCTCGATCATGCAGGTCTTCGGCGCGCAGGGCCGGGCAACCGCGTTCATGGCCTGGGCCATGCCGAATCGCCTGTCGTACTACGACCAGTCCACGCTCTACCAGCCGCTCTACGACCACTACCTGACCCTCAACGTCGTGCACGACACCGCGACCGGGAAGGTCAGCGTCTACGTCAACGGCGTGGCCCACGGCGTGTTCCAGGACCACGGCGCCGCCAACCACTACTTCAAGGTCGGCGTCTACCACCAGAAGGGCATGTCGGCCCGCTGCGACGTGGACGTCAAGAACATCCACATCTACCGCAAGTAG
- a CDS encoding GlxA family transcriptional regulator, with translation MATPLQVHSTYTTFASNHGKVWRATPHGQQAVVMRTDTVRGPGRPALSRGRYRHVIALVVTGDAVSLDIDVVRQVFGPRAAAESDVAGQYEVVLCGEQAELAPLNALTTADTVVVPGVENPLTPRSPALIDALRVAYAGGARMVGFGSGVFLLGYAGVLDGRRATTHWKYAREFRELFPSVRLDGDHAFIDDERVHTGGGMLSGVDLALHLLAMDVGRARAEAVGRAVIAAPWRGDARARRADDREPMAPVMAWLREHLHEPLSLAKVAEESFISERSLVRKFRAATGTTIFDWVNRERIDRAKLLLETTDHPVAEIAGMVGFGSPETLRRNFQRHVGTTARSYRHKFRHAAARDARD, from the coding sequence ATGGCGACGCCGCTGCAGGTGCATTCGACCTACACCACTTTCGCCAGCAACCACGGCAAGGTGTGGCGGGCAACGCCGCACGGGCAGCAGGCCGTCGTGATGCGCACCGACACCGTCCGCGGCCCCGGGCGGCCCGCGCTGTCCCGCGGCCGCTACCGCCACGTCATCGCGCTCGTCGTCACCGGGGACGCCGTTTCCCTCGATATCGACGTCGTACGCCAGGTATTCGGACCGAGAGCGGCGGCCGAGTCCGATGTCGCCGGCCAGTACGAAGTCGTGCTGTGCGGCGAACAGGCCGAACTGGCTCCACTGAATGCGCTGACGACCGCCGACACGGTTGTCGTGCCCGGCGTGGAGAATCCGCTCACGCCGCGTAGTCCGGCGCTCATCGATGCGTTGCGGGTGGCCTATGCCGGCGGCGCGCGGATGGTCGGTTTCGGCAGCGGGGTATTCCTGTTGGGCTATGCCGGGGTGTTGGACGGTCGGCGCGCAACCACGCATTGGAAGTATGCCCGCGAATTCCGCGAGCTCTTCCCGTCCGTTCGGCTCGACGGCGACCACGCGTTCATCGACGACGAGCGGGTGCACACCGGTGGCGGCATGCTCTCCGGCGTCGATCTCGCGCTGCACCTGCTGGCCATGGATGTGGGCCGGGCGCGGGCCGAGGCCGTCGGCCGGGCGGTGATCGCCGCCCCGTGGCGTGGCGACGCCCGGGCCCGGCGCGCCGACGACCGTGAGCCGATGGCCCCGGTGATGGCCTGGCTGCGTGAGCACCTGCACGAGCCGTTGTCGCTGGCCAAGGTGGCCGAGGAGTCGTTCATCAGCGAGCGCAGCCTGGTCCGCAAGTTCCGCGCGGCCACCGGCACGACGATCTTCGACTGGGTCAACCGGGAGCGCATCGACCGGGCCAAGCTGCTGCTGGAGACCACCGACCACCCGGTGGCCGAGATCGCCGGCATGGTCGGCTTCGGCTCGCCGGAGACGTTGCGCCGCAACTTCCAGCGCCACGTCGGCACCACCGCCCGCTCCTACCGGCACAAGTTCCGGCACGCCGCCGCGCGGGACGCACGGGACTGA